One stretch of Ursus arctos isolate Adak ecotype North America unplaced genomic scaffold, UrsArc2.0 scaffold_37, whole genome shotgun sequence DNA includes these proteins:
- the ABHD4 gene encoding (Lyso)-N-acylphosphatidylethanolamine lipase isoform X2, translating to MWKPGSSSNKIWTVTVSPELRDRTPLVMVHGFGGGVGLWILNMDSLSARRTLHTFDLLGFGRSSRPTFPRDPEGAEDEFVTSIETWRETMGIPSMILLGHSLGGFLATSYSIKYPERVKHLILVDPWGFPLRPTDPSEIRAPPTWFKAVVSVLGRSNPLAVLRVAGPWGPGLVQRFRPDFKRKFADFFEDDTISEYIYHCNAQNPSGETAFKAMMESFGWARRPMLERIHLIRKDVPITMIYGANTWIDTTTGKKVKMQRPDSYVRAMEIEGASHHVYADQPHIFNSVVEEICDSVD from the exons AACAAGATCTGGACGGTCACCGTGAGCCCGGAGCTGAGGGATCGCACCCCCCTGGTGATGGTGCACGGCTTCGGGGGCGGCGTGGGCCTGTGGATCCTCAACATGGATTCCCTGAGCGCCCGCCGCACCTTGCACACCTTCGATCTGCTTGGCTTTGGGCGGAGCTCGAGGCCAACGTTCCCCAGGGACCCCGAGGGGGCCGAGGACGAGTTTGTGACATCCATAGAGACATGGCGGGAGACCATGGGCATCCCCAGTATGATCCTCCTGGGGCATAGTTTGGGAGGATTCCTGGCCACCTCTTACTCTATCAAGTACCCTGAAAG agtTAAACACCTCATCCTGGTGGACCCATGGGGCTTTCCTCTTCGACCGACTGACCCCAGTGAGATCCGTGCACCCCCAACCTGGTTCAAGGCTGTGGTGTCAGTCCTAGGGCGTTCCAATCCACTGGCTGTTCTCCGAGTAGCTGGGCCCTGGG ggcctggcctggtTCAGCGATTCCGGCCGGACTTCAAGCGCAAGTTTGCAGACTTCTTTGAAGACGATACTATATCTGAGTATATCTACCACTGCAATGCGCAGAATCCCAG TGGGGAGACGGCATTCAAAGCCATGATGGAGTCCTTCGGCTGGGCACGGCGCCCCATGTTGGAGCGGATTCACTTGATTCGCAAGGATGTGCCCATCACCATGATCTACGGGGCCAACACCTGGATAGATACGACCACGGGGAAGAAAGTAAAGATGCAGCGGCCCGATTCCTACGTCCGAGCCATG GAGATTGAGGGTGCTTCACACCACGTCTATGCAGACCAGCCACACATCTTCAATTCTGTGGTGGAAGAGATCTGTGACTCAGTTGACTGA
- the ABHD4 gene encoding (Lyso)-N-acylphosphatidylethanolamine lipase isoform X1 — MSHLKNVEARILQCLQNKFLARYVSLPNQNKIWTVTVSPELRDRTPLVMVHGFGGGVGLWILNMDSLSARRTLHTFDLLGFGRSSRPTFPRDPEGAEDEFVTSIETWRETMGIPSMILLGHSLGGFLATSYSIKYPERVKHLILVDPWGFPLRPTDPSEIRAPPTWFKAVVSVLGRSNPLAVLRVAGPWGPGLVQRFRPDFKRKFADFFEDDTISEYIYHCNAQNPSGETAFKAMMESFGWARRPMLERIHLIRKDVPITMIYGANTWIDTTTGKKVKMQRPDSYVRAMEIEGASHHVYADQPHIFNSVVEEICDSVD; from the exons gcctcCAGAACAAGTTCCTGGCCCGATATGTGTCCCTCCCAAACCAGAACAAGATCTGGACGGTCACCGTGAGCCCGGAGCTGAGGGATCGCACCCCCCTGGTGATGGTGCACGGCTTCGGGGGCGGCGTGGGCCTGTGGATCCTCAACATGGATTCCCTGAGCGCCCGCCGCACCTTGCACACCTTCGATCTGCTTGGCTTTGGGCGGAGCTCGAGGCCAACGTTCCCCAGGGACCCCGAGGGGGCCGAGGACGAGTTTGTGACATCCATAGAGACATGGCGGGAGACCATGGGCATCCCCAGTATGATCCTCCTGGGGCATAGTTTGGGAGGATTCCTGGCCACCTCTTACTCTATCAAGTACCCTGAAAG agtTAAACACCTCATCCTGGTGGACCCATGGGGCTTTCCTCTTCGACCGACTGACCCCAGTGAGATCCGTGCACCCCCAACCTGGTTCAAGGCTGTGGTGTCAGTCCTAGGGCGTTCCAATCCACTGGCTGTTCTCCGAGTAGCTGGGCCCTGGG ggcctggcctggtTCAGCGATTCCGGCCGGACTTCAAGCGCAAGTTTGCAGACTTCTTTGAAGACGATACTATATCTGAGTATATCTACCACTGCAATGCGCAGAATCCCAG TGGGGAGACGGCATTCAAAGCCATGATGGAGTCCTTCGGCTGGGCACGGCGCCCCATGTTGGAGCGGATTCACTTGATTCGCAAGGATGTGCCCATCACCATGATCTACGGGGCCAACACCTGGATAGATACGACCACGGGGAAGAAAGTAAAGATGCAGCGGCCCGATTCCTACGTCCGAGCCATG GAGATTGAGGGTGCTTCACACCACGTCTATGCAGACCAGCCACACATCTTCAATTCTGTGGTGGAAGAGATCTGTGACTCAGTTGACTGA